One stretch of Punica granatum isolate Tunisia-2019 chromosome 5, ASM765513v2, whole genome shotgun sequence DNA includes these proteins:
- the LOC116207106 gene encoding G-type lectin S-receptor-like serine/threonine-protein kinase SD1-13 isoform X2, with translation MMLIGGASLLFVLLLLSCFASEFSTATDFVSWTRYLQDPESITSNGSVFRMGFFTPKGSKYRYVGIWYNNYPEFNPVWVANRERPIEDSLGTVMISEDGNLVIMDGKKDVVWSSNVTTSARGNKTAHLLDTGNLVLHEANTSTSDEVIWQSFEHVSDSFLPKMKLSSNARTNVSVMLTSWKSSSDPSPGPFSGGINPLNIPEAFVWNGTRPYWRSGPWNGQIFIGLASMESVYLDGFSLQNDNEGTFSLTYKYAMAYISYYLLQPNGTLLQVYSGEEENDRGLPWSSYETECDVYGKCGPYGICDPSKSPICSCPRGFKPGNLEEWSRGNWTAGCVRETPTNCGSSNSSKRDGFLRLQKMKVPAFPEWSFPLENECAKRCLSNCSCLAYAYTEGVGCMSWTGDLLDMQKFSNAGVDIHIRLPRSELGKARDLKLVLAVTLSVGVVFITLSVLLLWMRARKRRVTKLQETVTSDREESPIISSGKRIQDNLKLQDLKLLSFEELSTATDSFSSATKLGEGGFGPVYMGKLLDGQEVAIKRLSRASDQGLEEFMNEMVVISKVQHRNLVRLLGCCVEREEKILVYEFMPNKSLDEFLFDPVKKDKLDWSKRFKIIDGICRGLLYLHRDSRLRIIHRDLKASNILLDEELNPKISDFGMARIFGAKEDQANTRRVVGTYGYMAPEYAMGGLFSEKSDVFSFGVLLLEIISGRRNTSFSQEEQYCSLLGFAWTLWNEGNIMALVDPVISNNSHQIEVRRCIHVGLLCTQELGNDRPTTSTVISMLNSEITDLRIPKRPAFTERQITHDTESSEQSEGTRSINHITITTIEGR, from the exons ATGATGCTCATCGGCGGAGCGAGTTTATTGTTTGTTCTGCTTTTACTCTCGTGTTTCGCTTCTGAGTTTTCTACTGCGACGGACTTTGTCTCGTGGACTCGGTACCTCCAAGACCCTGAAAGCATAACATCCAATGGCAGTGTCTTCAGGATGGGGTTCTTCACCCCTAAGGGCTCCAAGTATCGGTATGTCGGGATCTGGTACAACAACTATCCTGAGTTTAATCCGGTTTGGGTGGCCAATCGGGAGAGGCCCATAGAGGATTCCTTGGGAACAGTGATGATATCCGAGGATGGGAATCTTGTGATTATGGATGGGAAGAAGGATGTCGTCTGGTCATCCAATGTGACAACCTCGGCACGAGGTAACAAAACCGCTCATCTCTTAGATACTGGAAACCTTGTACTGCACGAGGCGAATACGAGCACCAGTGATGAGGTAATATGGCAGAGTTTCGAACACGTGTCTGACTCGTTCCTTCCGAAGATGAAGCTCAGCAGCAATGCCAGAACGAATGTTAGTGTAATGCTCACTTCATGGAAGAGCTCTTCCGATCCTTCTCCGGGGCCCTTCTCTGGGGGTATCAACCCGCTAAATATTCCGGAAGCTTTCGTATGGAATGGAACCCGCCCATACTGGAGGAGTGGGCCCTGGAATGGTCAGATCTTCATCGGGTTGGCCTCAATGGAATCAGTTTACCTCGATGGCTTCAGCCTCCAGAACGACAATGAAGGAACCTTTTCCTTGACATACAAGTATGCTATGGCTTACATATCGTACTATCTCTTGCAACCGAACGGGACACTTTTGCAAGTGTACTCCGGGGAGGAGGAGAATGATCGAGGACTTCCCTGGTCATCCTATGAGACCGAATGTGATGTTTATGGCAAGTGCGGGCCTTATGGAATATGCGATCCATCCAAGTCCCCTATCTGCAGCTGCCCGAGAGGGTTTAAGCCTGGAAATTTAGAAGAATGGAGCCGAGGAAATTGGACTGCCGGATGTGTACGGGAGACTCCAACAAACTGTGGGAGCTCGAATAGCAGCAAAAGGGACGGGTTCCTGAGGTTGCAGAAGATGAAAGTTCCGGCTTTCCCTGAGTGGTCATTTCCACTTGAAAATGAATGTGCGAAGCGGTGCCTGAGTAATTGCTCATGTTTGGCATATGCTTATACTGAAGGCGTGGGTTGCATGAGTTGGACTGGAGATTTACTTGACATGCAAAAGTTCTCGAATGCAGGAGTTGACATTCACATTCGACTTCCCAGATCAGAACTTG GTAAGGCTCGGGATTTGAAACTAGTTTTGGCAGTTACATTGAGTGTCGGAGTAGTCTTCATCACACTATCTGTGCTACTTTTGTGGATGCGTGCGAGGAAACGACGAG TGACAAAATTACAGGAAACGGTTACCTCAGACCGAGAAGAATCTCCAATAATTTCTAGCGGGAAGAGGATTCAGGACAACCTTAAACTCCAGGATCTTAAGCTGCTCAGCTTCGAAGAGTTGTCAACTGCAACAGACTCTTTCAGTTCGGCCACTAAACTTGGAGAGGGCGGTTTTGGTCCCGTGTACATG GGGAAGTTATTGGATGGACAAGAAGTAGCCATTAAGAGACTATCCAGAGCTTCAGACCAAGGGCTCGAAGAATTTATGAATGAGATGGTTGTAATTTCGAAAGTTCAGCACCGAAATCTAGTTAGACTCCTAGGCTGCTGTgttgagagagaagagaaaataCTGGTCTATGAGTTCATGCCGAACAAAAGCTTGGATGAATTTTTATTCG ATCCAGTGAAGAAGGACAAACTGGATTGGAGTAAACGGTTTAAAATTATCGATGGGATCTGCCGGGGTCTGCTGTACCTTCACAGAGATTCTAGGCTAAGAATCATTCACCGGGATCTCAAGGCGAGTAACATTCTCTTGGATGAAGAGCTCAACCCCAAAATTTCAGACTTTGGGATGGCGAGAATTTTTGGGGCGAAGGAAGATCAAGCCAATACTAGAAGAGTTGTGGGAACATA CGGTTATATGGCTCCGGAGTATGCAATGGGAGGTCTTTTCTCAGAAAAGTCTGATGTGTTCAGCTTCGGCGTCCTATTACTCGAGATCATCAGTGGGAGACGGAACACAAGCTTCAGTCAAGAAGAGCAGTACTGCAGCCTTCTAGGATTT GCATGGACTCTGTGGAATGAAGGCAACATCATGGCGCTAGTAGACCCTGTAATATCCAATAATTCCCATCAGATCGAGGTTCGAAGATGCATACATGTGGGGCTTCTGTGCACGCAAGAACTCGGCAATGATCGCCCGACTACATCAACCGTCATTTCGATGCTCAATAGTGAAATCACGGATCTCCGGATCCCCAAAAGGCCTGCGTTTACAGAAAGACAAATTACCCATGACACAGAGTCCTCTGAACAGAGTGAAGGGACACGTTCGATCAACCACATTACAATTACCACAATCGAAGGACGGTAA
- the LOC116207106 gene encoding G-type lectin S-receptor-like serine/threonine-protein kinase SD1-13 isoform X1 has translation MMLIGGASLLFVLLLLSCFASEFSTATDFVSWTRYLQDPESITSNGSVFRMGFFTPKGSKYRYVGIWYNNYPEFNPVWVANRERPIEDSLGTVMISEDGNLVIMDGKKDVVWSSNVTTSARGNKTAHLLDTGNLVLHEANTSTSDEVIWQSFEHVSDSFLPKMKLSSNARTNVSVMLTSWKSSSDPSPGPFSGGINPLNIPEAFVWNGTRPYWRSGPWNGQIFIGLASMESVYLDGFSLQNDNEGTFSLTYKYAMAYISYYLLQPNGTLLQVYSGEEENDRGLPWSSYETECDVYGKCGPYGICDPSKSPICSCPRGFKPGNLEEWSRGNWTAGCVRETPTNCGSSNSSKRDGFLRLQKMKVPAFPEWSFPLENECAKRCLSNCSCLAYAYTEGVGCMSWTGDLLDMQKFSNAGVDIHIRLPRSELGKARDLKLVLAVTLSVGVVFITLSVLLLWMRARKRRAVTKLQETVTSDREESPIISSGKRIQDNLKLQDLKLLSFEELSTATDSFSSATKLGEGGFGPVYMGKLLDGQEVAIKRLSRASDQGLEEFMNEMVVISKVQHRNLVRLLGCCVEREEKILVYEFMPNKSLDEFLFDPVKKDKLDWSKRFKIIDGICRGLLYLHRDSRLRIIHRDLKASNILLDEELNPKISDFGMARIFGAKEDQANTRRVVGTYGYMAPEYAMGGLFSEKSDVFSFGVLLLEIISGRRNTSFSQEEQYCSLLGFAWTLWNEGNIMALVDPVISNNSHQIEVRRCIHVGLLCTQELGNDRPTTSTVISMLNSEITDLRIPKRPAFTERQITHDTESSEQSEGTRSINHITITTIEGR, from the exons ATGATGCTCATCGGCGGAGCGAGTTTATTGTTTGTTCTGCTTTTACTCTCGTGTTTCGCTTCTGAGTTTTCTACTGCGACGGACTTTGTCTCGTGGACTCGGTACCTCCAAGACCCTGAAAGCATAACATCCAATGGCAGTGTCTTCAGGATGGGGTTCTTCACCCCTAAGGGCTCCAAGTATCGGTATGTCGGGATCTGGTACAACAACTATCCTGAGTTTAATCCGGTTTGGGTGGCCAATCGGGAGAGGCCCATAGAGGATTCCTTGGGAACAGTGATGATATCCGAGGATGGGAATCTTGTGATTATGGATGGGAAGAAGGATGTCGTCTGGTCATCCAATGTGACAACCTCGGCACGAGGTAACAAAACCGCTCATCTCTTAGATACTGGAAACCTTGTACTGCACGAGGCGAATACGAGCACCAGTGATGAGGTAATATGGCAGAGTTTCGAACACGTGTCTGACTCGTTCCTTCCGAAGATGAAGCTCAGCAGCAATGCCAGAACGAATGTTAGTGTAATGCTCACTTCATGGAAGAGCTCTTCCGATCCTTCTCCGGGGCCCTTCTCTGGGGGTATCAACCCGCTAAATATTCCGGAAGCTTTCGTATGGAATGGAACCCGCCCATACTGGAGGAGTGGGCCCTGGAATGGTCAGATCTTCATCGGGTTGGCCTCAATGGAATCAGTTTACCTCGATGGCTTCAGCCTCCAGAACGACAATGAAGGAACCTTTTCCTTGACATACAAGTATGCTATGGCTTACATATCGTACTATCTCTTGCAACCGAACGGGACACTTTTGCAAGTGTACTCCGGGGAGGAGGAGAATGATCGAGGACTTCCCTGGTCATCCTATGAGACCGAATGTGATGTTTATGGCAAGTGCGGGCCTTATGGAATATGCGATCCATCCAAGTCCCCTATCTGCAGCTGCCCGAGAGGGTTTAAGCCTGGAAATTTAGAAGAATGGAGCCGAGGAAATTGGACTGCCGGATGTGTACGGGAGACTCCAACAAACTGTGGGAGCTCGAATAGCAGCAAAAGGGACGGGTTCCTGAGGTTGCAGAAGATGAAAGTTCCGGCTTTCCCTGAGTGGTCATTTCCACTTGAAAATGAATGTGCGAAGCGGTGCCTGAGTAATTGCTCATGTTTGGCATATGCTTATACTGAAGGCGTGGGTTGCATGAGTTGGACTGGAGATTTACTTGACATGCAAAAGTTCTCGAATGCAGGAGTTGACATTCACATTCGACTTCCCAGATCAGAACTTG GTAAGGCTCGGGATTTGAAACTAGTTTTGGCAGTTACATTGAGTGTCGGAGTAGTCTTCATCACACTATCTGTGCTACTTTTGTGGATGCGTGCGAGGAAACGACGAG CAGTGACAAAATTACAGGAAACGGTTACCTCAGACCGAGAAGAATCTCCAATAATTTCTAGCGGGAAGAGGATTCAGGACAACCTTAAACTCCAGGATCTTAAGCTGCTCAGCTTCGAAGAGTTGTCAACTGCAACAGACTCTTTCAGTTCGGCCACTAAACTTGGAGAGGGCGGTTTTGGTCCCGTGTACATG GGGAAGTTATTGGATGGACAAGAAGTAGCCATTAAGAGACTATCCAGAGCTTCAGACCAAGGGCTCGAAGAATTTATGAATGAGATGGTTGTAATTTCGAAAGTTCAGCACCGAAATCTAGTTAGACTCCTAGGCTGCTGTgttgagagagaagagaaaataCTGGTCTATGAGTTCATGCCGAACAAAAGCTTGGATGAATTTTTATTCG ATCCAGTGAAGAAGGACAAACTGGATTGGAGTAAACGGTTTAAAATTATCGATGGGATCTGCCGGGGTCTGCTGTACCTTCACAGAGATTCTAGGCTAAGAATCATTCACCGGGATCTCAAGGCGAGTAACATTCTCTTGGATGAAGAGCTCAACCCCAAAATTTCAGACTTTGGGATGGCGAGAATTTTTGGGGCGAAGGAAGATCAAGCCAATACTAGAAGAGTTGTGGGAACATA CGGTTATATGGCTCCGGAGTATGCAATGGGAGGTCTTTTCTCAGAAAAGTCTGATGTGTTCAGCTTCGGCGTCCTATTACTCGAGATCATCAGTGGGAGACGGAACACAAGCTTCAGTCAAGAAGAGCAGTACTGCAGCCTTCTAGGATTT GCATGGACTCTGTGGAATGAAGGCAACATCATGGCGCTAGTAGACCCTGTAATATCCAATAATTCCCATCAGATCGAGGTTCGAAGATGCATACATGTGGGGCTTCTGTGCACGCAAGAACTCGGCAATGATCGCCCGACTACATCAACCGTCATTTCGATGCTCAATAGTGAAATCACGGATCTCCGGATCCCCAAAAGGCCTGCGTTTACAGAAAGACAAATTACCCATGACACAGAGTCCTCTGAACAGAGTGAAGGGACACGTTCGATCAACCACATTACAATTACCACAATCGAAGGACGGTAA